The segment TTCGAGATCTTCGCCTCTTTGTTGCATGATCTCTGTGATCTCGGCGGTTCCTCCTCGAGCTCGTATTCCCGCTTCGGGCTGCGGCCCTTCAAAGAAAATGCCTTTGATCGCGGCCCATTATGATATTGACCAAAATTGGGTTCAACACAAAATATCAACACGCCTAATGAaatcaaaacacatataaaattacaaacatttcacatataacaaaaataaattttgatcaAAAACTGAAGGAATGTCCTAGTATTCATTGTTGTAATGTTTATGTATGTCTCGGTTCAGGTTGAGCTGGGTTAGTTtaagcttaactggaactcacATGTATTATCACGTGTATAGTTTATTGTAAAACGGCGTAGTATAAGCTGTTCAGCTCAACCACTTGACACTCACTATCTTGGATCTTATACGATCaagaaaacagagagagaaaaCACCAAGAGAGAACGAGATAGACAAAGGCGTTACTGATCTGAGAGATCGAGTTTGAGCGTGATAGTGGATTGCTGGAGTACCAGCTCCGGTGAGTGTAAACACTCTTCCACATTGGAGGAGTGCGGTGAACACCGggtaaaaaaatgttttattttgttgtttggTTGACAGAGAATACATGGTAGTAGATATAGGTCGTAATCATATCGTGAATCCTCacaaattggtatcagagctctgGGTGGAGAAAAAAATCAGATTACGCGATTCAAGATATAGGTTTTCTCGAAGGAAGATTCAAAGATTGCTAGATCCAAAGTCGACATCGAGAAATTCGACGGAGATGGTGACTTCTCTTTGTGGAAGCACAGGATGTACGCTTACCTTAGCGTATCTGGACTTAAAGATTTACTCGTGACCAAGAAGACAACATCGGAGAAAAAAGAAGAGGAATCAGATCAAGATGTTCCtaagaagctgaagaagaagccaaattAGAGAGGTGCGAGAAGGCAATGAATACTATCTTCTTGAATGTTGGTGACCACGTACTGAGGAAGACTGAGAGATGCACAACCGCTGCAGATACATGGTCTCTTCTCGAGGCTTTGTATGTGCCTAAGTCACTACCTAATCGTGTTCATGTCCAACTCAAGTTGTATGGGTTCATGATGCATGATCACCAATCTATTGCTTAACATAGACAACTTCAAGGTATAAACGGTTACTTCCAAGACGGTATAAACGGTTACTTCCACTAACTCTCTAGACAGTATAAATGCAAGCTTCATCTCTTGTTCTTAAGTGGTTCTAATTCCGTCTGTCTTTAAAATTTTCTCCTCCTTCATCCGGTCATTTCTCAATTTTGTATTCTGAAAATATCAACCTTTTCTTACTACGACTTTGGCAAAGTATTCTGAAGAATCAAAGAGTTGAGTTTTGGAAGCTAGAATTTATGATTTTGGTTCATTCTTCTTATCTTATATAATAGGGCCTTAATTGGGTAATGGGCGTTTTAGATTTGATTCCATTGGTAAACGACTTTAGCCTTTGCGCTTATAAATGAAATGTTGATTGTTGACAAGGAAAAGAAAAACGTATCAAATTGAACCCAAGTCAATTGTGAAAAAAACGAATTGCCTTTACCCTAATAACCAACCAACCCCCTTTGGTGTAATTGCACAAAGGAAGGATTCAACAATCATGCTTCTGGGTGAAACGTCTATCCACGAGACATACTACGAGATCCTCTCCGTCAAAGAAGACGCGAGCTATGACCAAATCCGCAACAGCTATCGATCCGCCATCCTCCACTCACACCCAGATAAGCTAAACACCTCTCGTTGTTGTAGCTCAGACGACAAGTTTCTCAAGATCCAAAAGGCGTGGCAAGTCCTAAGCGATGCAGAGCTGCGCGTGGTTTACGACAACGACCTTCGGTCTTCGAGACAGGACGGAGGAACCACTGCTGATGAGATTAGTCTAGAGGATATGTCGGTGGAGAtcaacggacaagacatggagATTTTCTATCAGTGTAGGTGTGGTGATTACTTCTCTGTTGATTCCTCTGAGCTTGAATCGATGGGTTTTGAGTTGTTGAAAGAGGGTGATTGTGTTCAAGTTAGGAGATTGGGTGCCTCGGTGGCGTCTGTGGTTCTTCCTTGTGGGTCTTGTTCTCTGAAAACCAGAGTTTGGGTTGGTTCTGACATGAAGATTCCTTTCCAAGATGATTCAGAATTGAGGAACTCACTGGATGGATGATCTTTGAATGTGTGGATAGATTCTTTTAGGAGAAGTATGTCTTGTTACCAATGTGATTTTGGTTGGTTCAGATTTGGACATTCTTCTACAAGCTTGTTTCTTTTGTGACTTGTGTACTCAATTTTTATATTAGCCGGAGAGCTTTTAGTTCTGTAATAACTATAATGGGTAACAAAAGGGGCATTTGGATTTCCAGTGTCGtctcatttttttatttgcttGGAGCTGAATTGTAGCGAAGATCTGTTTTATAGTCTTCTTTAAAGTTCCATTTGTGCTTCAGTTTTAGTATAAGAACATGATCAAGACGAAGCTGTGTAGGTGTGATTGATGTAGTACATCAAGACTATTCTTTCTCAAGAGAGTGGTATCTCTTCTTCTATATCATAATTCTCTGATATCTATTGAACTTATTTTTATGTGGTAATGTCATAGTTTATCTGATATTTATGGTGATTTTGATTAAGGTGAGATGTAGAGGACCTATAAGGTGGATGACCTGTTTTGGAAGTACTGATACAGATGACTTTAATTTTGACTTTGGAGAAAGACTTAGATCAGGGAGAATTATCTGTCATAGTTTGTAGATTCAGTTTTAATATTGGCAATTTGACATGTAAAGATGATTCAAAAGTCTTAGCAGTTATAACATCTTCTTGTCTTTGGGTAGAAACTTTTCCGGAAGTCAAGTTTAGAATTAGGTTTTAGGCATTCAGTTCTGTAATCACAGCAAGTTCCACTTGTTGCAGGGAAAAAGTTAACTGCAATATGCGTATGaccttttttttgtcacgagCAATATATGTATGACCAAGGAACACAATGTTGGTATAAGAGAAGCCTAGGGAGCGGAGATAGCACACTAGATATAGTATTAGAGTACCATGATCCTTCAGGTAGCTATCATACTCTCTATCAATTTGTGAAGTCTGAACATCTAAAGCCTAAAGGAACTAGGAACATGGTAGTTCTGTTGAATCTGTCCTTGCACAGTTATACCCAGCTTCTCTTGTTGGACTATATAATATCATACATATAGTGCTGTGTAGTTCCGTTATTATTCACTGTTTACAACCCATTAAAGTAAATGAAGTGAgataataagaaaattaaaaaaattacttaatCCCATAGGCGTCAGGGTGGATTTGAGTCTATGGAGTTCCGCCATTCTCTTCCACGTACTGTTTAAAGTATTATTATTACATACTTCAAATTGGTACTACTAGGTACAACTTTGACTGATACTAGTGGATACAACTTGATGATGACATTCCACATACTAGTATGATACTAGTGGATACAATTTCTCATTAGATACCAGATTGGTACTATTATGTACAACTTTGCCAATTCAGAAATTGACACTTCTCAttgagtattaatttatgaaagaacaatcaaatgTCCAAATTGGTAAATGGCCAAATTGGTAAGAGTAGATACCAACATTGTTTCACTTAGACTGCTCCTCTGCTTTTCAACCAGATTTAGCATTCCTCTTGTAATGCGGCTTTATCACAAAAGTTCTTTTTGTCATACAAGAAGGCTGGATTAAAAAAATAAGCTGCAGTATAGATGTCACGACGAAACATCCTATCCCACCTATTGGCAATAATCTTCGTATAAGACataaagatttttatttttcttgaatatattttttatgtctAGCCGTGCCCTATACATCCCTTCATATACATAAGGCAAAGATGGTTTTTCATCAGCATTACAAATACGCAATACACCGATCAACAAAGTTATAATCTACACAATCATAAAGCACTCATTCCAAAAGTCTTTATCAAAGATAAGCGGTTCCACATGTTTGCTTTCTCAGATCTTGAGATCTTTCTGAACTCCTCATCAGCACCATACTCTGCAAGTAATCTTTATGGACATGTAAACTTTGTAAAGCTATGAAACTTGTAGCAAATCGAGTTTCCCCAAGCCGGATTATCTCACTCCAACTCAGTCTATTTCTCAACCAGTTCAAAATATGCTTATAGCTATACACAAACACAGTGATCTTTGATGCATTGCTGGTTAGTTTCTCCACATGAGGTAGCTTTCCCACATTTTCTACTGTCAAGTTAATATAGTGAGCTGCACACGGTGACCAGTATATGATAGAATATCTTTCTACAAGCCTAACACCACCAGCTTTGTAGTTAGGTGCACAATCTGTCACCATATGGACCACATTTTGGGGGCAATCATCTTCACAACCTCAGCAAATAGGTTACATAAATTTTCTGCATTTGTATATATTCTGGAAGCATATACTGGCTTGATGAAAGGATAGTATCCCCCTTAGGACACTAgaccaaaaattaattaatgcccTTTGCCTAGTATCTTTCCACCCATCACACATCAAAGTACAACCAGTATCAGTCCATGTACTCCTAAAAGAGTCGATAATCAAAGAAACTTGAAGCTTAGCATCACATAGTAAACCAACCCTTAAAGCATGATACGAAGGTCCTTCATAACCATGACTCACACTTGCAATTTTTCTGATAATATACTGATAAAACCTAGAATTAACTGCATTCATAGGCATACGTAATAGAAAAATAATGCCTTCAACACAAGTGATcatgaaataatatttaaataaagtgAGAAATAGACAAAAACAATACTTTGAGAAGTAGACAATACCTTGTGAATTATAGAGATGTCAAAAGAAAAGACGAGATGGAGATATTTTGTTAAACTGGCAAACCCTAATTTTActttaaaagaagaaaagttaattgttttattagtaaatattttgtttatatacaaAACAGAGTTTTGCCGGTTCATTGGATCGCCGGTCCcggatttttataatttcaatatgGACTTTTATCTGATTCAACTTCAGTTGGGTTTTGACATTAACCCAACCCGAATTGGAGTCTGCTTCGCGGTTCAACCCGATTTGACTGCCGGTCTGGTCTGGGTTTAAAAACACTGctacaaacacacacaaaatgaaaaagatgaaaaagattaaataatttttattaatttcggtATGGACCTTATGAAAGGCTGCATGTGTATATTTTTCAAGGATCAACCTAAATGTATTGTACAAAAGAGATCAAACTGTCTTCACTATAGATGGCAAAGTCGAACCTGGACCGCGGGCCTGGCCCGCAAAGGCATGTAGCGGAACAGTATTTGGCCAGCGTTTTCTAGCCCCGCAAGTTTATGGGCCTCGCGGGATGGGATGTTGCAGGACTGGGCTTTTTCGGGATGGGCCAAAACAGGTCATGCGGGATTATAAGGGCCCGCGTctctttttcttcatttcttgTTTCACCTGAAAAAGACAAGAGAGTGTGAGAAGAAGACAATAGCTTGTGGCTTCAGGCGCGAAAGAGATGAATTCCGGCGATGATGGTTCGAACTCAGATGGTGTTCCGGTCTTCACATCGTTAGAAGTTATGTAGTAGAGGAGGTTCACAGAAAGAACCGATGGCAACGGTGATGGTGACTTCCACCGACAGAAGCTTATATCTTTGGTGATGACGATTTGACCTCTGAAGGTTTTTCCTCTCTTCTCCTTCGTCTTTGATCTACATGCATGCAACAAAATCATGTACATATCTCatgttctttattttcttttcagtAGATCTACTTTTAATTGCATGTTCATTACCTCAAGAAGAATGATTGAATTTTTCTATATACTATTTATTGCATGTTACTGGAAGAGTCGGCCTTATTGCCTTATTCTTGAGATATTTTCGGTTTGTTCATTCTCTTATTGCATGTTATGTTGGCGTGTTGATAATTCATTGTGTAATATGTGATTGTGCTTGTCTTATATTGTTTGCTATGTGTTATGTGTCATTGTATTGTTGTTATGTTTGTCTTATATTGATTATAATGCTGTTGATTGATCATAACTCGAATTTGCATCAACATAGCGTACTGATCATGTAGTTTGGATAGTGCAGGCAACATCATATCAGACGTCTCGCGGGTCGACCCGCGAAGGCATACTAATATTGCGGTATGGGATTGGGTTAGTCACTTCGGAGACTGCAGCTTGCGTGGACATGATCCGTTGTGACCCACTTGAAGACAAACCTTTATGCTTTGCAGTACAGGACGGATAAATTTGTTTGCCATCTCTAATCTTCACTTACTTATAGAGTGAGTTACTATATAGTAACTGGATGCAAGCAATAGAGAAACAAAGCATGGCGAAAAAAGTTTAACTAGGTTCACTAGACTAAAAACCACATAGAACTAAGCTCCCTAGGCCTAATGATAAATCCCGATGCaggaaaaattatttttcttctgtTTCGGCCTTTGTTTATATACTCAACACTAGGAGGGCGACGACTCCTTGGTCGAGTAAGTGGGCGACGACATGGAATAAGTGTGTGCGAGTGTAAGTAAATTTCAGAATTGTGTGTGTGAAATTCTCAAGGTTGATGATGCTTCTTGTGGAACTTAAATTAATATGTTTGCTAGGTTTGATGTAAACCGAAACCACTAGACCGTCTAGATGGGTAATCTTTGCTCAAAATGAAAGGAAATTACAATTCCACCCCTCTTGAAGCTTTTCGTGTCTTCTCATCTCAATTTCACAATCAGTTAACGGAAACGAATCTTGGAACAGCATCTCTTTCATCGTGTCCTCATTGTAGGGTAATCATCAGCGTCCATGTCCGGGAACACCAGTTGTACCGTGTACATAGGGAACGTGGACGAGCGAGTAAGCGATAGGGTTTTGTATGATATCTTGATCCAAGCAGGGAGAGTAATCGATCTACACATCCCTCGCGATAAAGAAACTGAAAAACCAAAAGGCTTTGCGTTCGCGGAGTATGAGACTGAAGAGATCGCCGATTACGCCGTCAAGCTCTTCTCCGGTCTTGTCTCTCTCTACAATCGAACTCTCAAATTCGCCGTGAGTCCTCCCCTCCCCTCCCCTCCCTCCTCCTTTCTTTGACTTTGTGTGGTGCTTGCGTTGCTGAGTTTCGCTTGTGGATTTTAGATATCTGGACAAGACAAAGCACAGTCAGGTTCAGGTTCAGGTCACAGGACAAGACCTCAGTCTCTGAGTTTCGATCACCATTCCGAGAGATTCTCATCACAGTTGATGTCTTCACCTTCCCCTATGCCTCTTGATTACACTCAAGGTCTGTCTCTTAAACCAAAAAGATGGAAACTTTTCTTAGATACGACACTAACTAACTGTATATCATCTGTGTGAGAATCAAGCTGCTTGTTTACTACATTAAACTGTTGAAAGTTAAACTTGATTTGTATCACATTTTGGGCTAATAATTTACTAATCATTTTAGCCCAAACTTAACTCAATATCTAGAATTATCCTCCACCTCCATAAGATAAAAATCTAGATATTCTCATAGAATTATCTAG is part of the Brassica rapa cultivar Chiifu-401-42 chromosome A09, CAAS_Brap_v3.01, whole genome shotgun sequence genome and harbors:
- the LOC103838901 gene encoding DPH4 homolog, which gives rise to MLLGETSIHETYYEILSVKEDASYDQIRNSYRSAILHSHPDKLNTSRCCSSDDKFLKIQKAWQVLSDAELRVVYDNDLRSSRQDGGTTADEISLEDMSVEINGQDMEIFYQCRCGDYFSVDSSELESMGFELLKEGDCVQVRRLGASVASVVLPCGSCSLKTRVWVGSDMKIPFQDDSELRNSLDG
- the LOC103838899 gene encoding RNA-binding protein 7, with protein sequence MSGNTSCTVYIGNVDERVSDRVLYDILIQAGRVIDLHIPRDKETEKPKGFAFAEYETEEIADYAVKLFSGLVSLYNRTLKFAISGQDKAQSGSGSGHRTRPQSLSFDHHSERFSSQLMSSPSPMPLDYTQEPPPPGVSNGAGLEYSRRVLSSALDINHSRPGRY